A portion of the Pedobacter cryoconitis genome contains these proteins:
- a CDS encoding AAA family ATPase, which translates to MPENENLPSLFLDELHVKGFKSIEDLEARLNPGLNILIGKNGAGKSNFLEFLDSAIATIYKKKGFSFQSAFLKLNDRNNNRFDLNIRKPTKKNLLGESNRVNDELYHHSLFINDSIVFDSYDEEIIGKEFDFNGKKIKSSRSINTILLKLGHSFISPLYIRFNLTEQLDGIATPGIIQIPLIYDFIDWEFGKTTRFLTDIIDNASYSFQNTYEDKLMALPEDRDTFEREKIIQSVDVSWFLENLIIPEESIGNLIRFSPIQGLRFNEGINIYRDEKSITAENIKLEFLINERWIPWSHLSDGTKRLFYLITEITNNKTGLILIEEPELGIHPHQFDLLMQFIKEQSLQKQIILSTHSPKALDHLEEDELDKILIAVYDREKGTQLHHLNPEQIHKAKTYMNEVGYLSDYWSLSDLEE; encoded by the coding sequence ACATGTCAAAGGTTTTAAATCTATTGAGGATTTAGAGGCTAGGCTAAATCCAGGGTTGAATATTCTTATAGGAAAAAATGGCGCAGGAAAGTCTAATTTTCTAGAATTTCTTGATTCAGCAATAGCTACTATTTATAAAAAAAAAGGATTTTCCTTTCAATCTGCATTTCTGAAACTCAATGACAGAAACAACAATAGATTCGATCTTAACATCAGAAAACCAACTAAGAAAAATCTATTAGGAGAAAGTAACCGAGTCAATGATGAGTTGTATCACCATAGCTTATTCATCAATGACTCCATAGTATTTGACAGTTATGACGAAGAAATCATTGGCAAAGAATTTGATTTTAATGGCAAAAAAATAAAATCAAGCAGAAGCATAAATACTATCCTTTTAAAGCTGGGTCATAGCTTTATATCCCCACTTTATATCCGCTTCAATCTTACAGAGCAACTGGATGGAATTGCAACACCGGGAATTATACAAATCCCCTTGATTTACGATTTTATCGATTGGGAGTTTGGCAAAACTACTCGCTTTTTAACAGATATAATCGATAATGCTTCGTATAGTTTCCAGAATACTTATGAAGATAAACTTATGGCATTACCAGAAGATAGAGATACTTTTGAGAGAGAAAAAATCATTCAGAGCGTAGATGTATCCTGGTTCTTGGAAAATCTGATTATTCCTGAAGAATCTATCGGGAACCTCATACGCTTTTCACCTATTCAGGGATTAAGATTTAATGAAGGTATTAACATTTATAGAGACGAGAAATCCATCACAGCAGAAAACATTAAACTGGAATTCCTTATTAACGAGCGCTGGATTCCCTGGTCACATCTTTCTGATGGAACTAAACGGTTATTCTATTTAATTACGGAAATCACTAACAATAAGACAGGTCTAATCCTCATAGAAGAGCCTGAACTTGGCATTCATCCACATCAGTTTGATCTCCTCATGCAATTTATCAAGGAACAATCCTTACAAAAGCAGATCATCTTATCCACTCACTCGCCAAAAGCGCTGGATCATCTGGAAGAAGACGAACTGGATAAAATTCTCATTGCTGTATACGATCGTGAAAAAGGAACACAACTTCACCATCTCAATCCAGAGCAAATACACAAAGCAAAAACCTATATGAACGAAGTGGGTTACTTAAGTGATTACTGGTCACTTTCAGATCTAGAAGAATGA